From Medicago truncatula cultivar Jemalong A17 chromosome 7, MtrunA17r5.0-ANR, whole genome shotgun sequence, a single genomic window includes:
- the LOC25497503 gene encoding ent-copalyl diphosphate synthase, chloroplastic, with protein MSTHFSTHFHLPSSPSSNNYHFSFPSNFSSSSSLFLQLFSKSSLGAVSLVAKDKQEKRCRAISKSRTQEYQDVFQTNVATLKLSEINVEDDIVIDDEKEKEDQDINRVGLVNKIKSILNSMEDGEITISAYDTAWVALVEDVHNSGTPQFPSSLEWISKNQLQDGSWGDSQLFSAHDRIINTLACVIALRSWNMHPEKCEKGMAFFRENLGKLGNENEEHMPIGFEVAFPSLLDRARRLNIDVPNDSPILKNIFAKRDEKLKRIPREIMHKVPTTLLHSLEGMLGLDWKQLLKLQSQDGSFLFSPSSTAFALMQTKDENCLKYLNNAVNKFNGGVPNVYPVDLFEHIWLVDRLERLGISRYFQQEIKECMNYVSRYWTEKGICWARNSNVQDIDDTAMAFRLLRLHGYQVSADVFKHFERNGEFFCFAGQCTQAVTGMYNLYRATQVLFPGEKILENAKHFSAKFLKEKREADELIDKWIIMKNLPDEVAYALDVPWYANLGRVETRFYIDQYGGESDVWIGKTLYRMANVNNNNYLELAKLDYNNCQAQHLKEWSMIQKWYSECRLGEFGLSKRDLLMSYFLAAASIFQPERSQERLAWAKTTALLQTFTSYIRDEDLKKDFVNKYNDYINRRDHSIGWRLNRNKTGHDLAETLVATIDQISWDILVSYGHEIGYDMHQCWKKWLSSWQNEGDKCEGEAELLVQIINLSAGHLISEDQIFNPQYKHLLQLTNSICHKLHCYQKDKELKSSSSNLRENTITPEAESKMQELVELVFQQSPNDIDFNIKNTFFTVAKSFYYAAFCDSRTINFHIAKVLFDKVV; from the exons ATGTCTACTCACTTCTCCACCCACTTCCACCTTCCCTCTTCCCCTTCTTCTAATAATTACCATTTCTCTTTTCCATCTaatttctcttcctcttcttctctcttccttcAACTCTTCTCCAAATCCTCTCTAG gtGCTGTGTCCTTAGTTGCTAaagacaaacaagagaaaagATGCAGAGCTATATCCAAATCAAGGACTCAAG AATATCAAGATGTATTTCAAACTAATGTAGCAACTTTGAAGTTGAGTGAAATTAATGTAGAGGATGACATAGTCATTGATGATGAGAAGGAAAAGGAAGACCAAGATATTAATAGG gttggtttagtgaacaaaatcaaatcaatattGAATTCAATGGAAGATGGAGAGATAACTATATCTGCTTATGATACTGCTTGGGTTGCTCTTGTTGAAGATGTTCATAATAGTGGTACTCCTCAATTTCCCTCAAGTCTAGAATGGATTTCTAAAAATCAACTTCAAGATGGTTCATGGGGTGATAGTCAATTGTTTTCTGCTCATGATCGAATCATTAACACATTGGCTTGTGTTATTGCTTTAAGATCGTGGAATATGCACCCCGAAAAGTGCGAGAAAG GTATGGCTTTTTTTAGAGAGAACCTTGGCAAGCTTGGAAATGAGAATGAAGAGCACATGCCAATAGGATTTGAAGTTGCTTTTCCTTCACTTCTCGATAGAGCTCGAAGATTGAACATTGATGTGCCAAATGATTCTCCAATATTGAAAAACATTTTTGCAAAGAGAGATGAAAAACTCAAAAG AATACCAAGAGAGATAATGCATAAAGTGCCTACAACTTTGCTCCATAGCTTGGAAGGGATGTTAGGCTTGGATTGGAAACAACTTCTAAAACTACAATCTCAAGAtggatcatttttattttctccatctTCCACTGCCTTTGCACTAATGCAAACTAAAGATGAAAATTGCCTCAAATACTTGAATAATGCTGTCAACAAGTTCAATGGGGGAG TTCCAAATGTGTATCCGGTGGATTTGTTTGAACATATTTGGTTGGTTGATCGGCTCGAACGCCTTGGGATATCTCGTTATTTTCAACAAGAGATCAAAGAATGTATGAATTATGTTTCAAG ATATTGGACTGAAAAGGGCATTTGTTGGGCAAGAAATTCAAATGTTCAAGATATTGACGACACAGCAATGGCTTTCAGGTTACTAAGATTGCATGGCTACCAAGTTTCAGCTG atgtgTTTAAGCACTTTGAGAGAAATGGTGAATTCTTCTGCTTTGCTGGTCAATGCACACAAGCTGTGACAGGAATGTATAATCTATATAGAGCTACTCAAGTACTATTTCCAGGAGAGAAAATTCTTGAAAATGCAAAGCATTTCTCTGCCAAgtttttgaaggaaaagagaGAAGCAGATGAACTAATAGATAAATGGATCATAATGAAAAATTTGCCTGATGAG GTGGCTTATGCATTGGACGTGCCTTGGTATGCAAACTTGGGTCGTGTAGAGACAAGATTTTACATTGATCAATATGGTGGTGAAAGTGATGTATGGATTGGAAAAACTCTTTATAG gatgGCGAATGTGAACAACAACAATTATCTCGAGCTTGCTAAATTAGACTACAACAATTGCCAAGCACAACATCTAAAAGAATGGAGCATGATCCAAAA GTGGTACTCAGAATGTAGATTGGGAGAGTTTGGATTGAGCAAAAGGGATCTTTTAATGTCCTATTTTTTAGCAGCAGCAAGCATATTTCAGCCTGAAAGGTCTCAAGAGAGACTTGCATGGGCCAAAACCACAGCATTGCTTCAGACATTTACTTCTTATATTAGGGATGAAGATTTGAAGAAAGACTTTGTTAACAAATACAATGACTACATCAACCGGCGAGACCATTCCATTGGCTG GAGGTTGAACAGGAACAAAACTGGACATGATCTTGCTGAGACACTTGTTGCAACCATAGATCAAATATCATGGGATATACTTGTCTCTTATGGTCATGAAATTGGATATGATATGCATCAATGT TGGAAAAAGTGGCTTTCAAGTTGGCAAAATGAAGGAGACAAATGTGAAGGAGAAGCTGAGCTTTTGGTACAAATAATAAACCTAAGTGCTGGGCATTTGATTTCTGAGGACCAAATATTCAATCCACAATACAAGCATCTTCTTCAACTCACTAACTCTATATGCCATAAGCTCCATTGCTATCAAAAGGACAAG GAACTTAAGAGCAGCAGCAGTAATTTGCGGGAAAACACCATCACCCCAGAAGCAGAGTCAAAAATGCAAGAACTTGTAGAATTggtgttccaacaatctccaaATGACATTGATTTCAATATCAAGAATACTTTTTTCACAGTTGCAAAGAGTTTTTACTATGCAGCTTTCTGTGATTCTAGAACCATCAACTTTCATATTGCCAAAGTTCTGTTTGATAAAGTTGTTTAA
- the LOC11417839 gene encoding uncharacterized protein, protein MTRKRKISETLVEDINPYETIKEWNEVMKEPSSLEKRSRKRFVGVRQRPSGRWVAEIKDTIQKIRVWLGTFDTAEEAARAYDEAACILRGSNTRTNFLPCSKSSSRNHVLSSKITNLLFQKLKERNYPCGCGRSCEPLNCGKIQENEADADKIAVAMSLPRPQNPLYCTKMQENVADTVKTAVVMLQRPQNPLYYDWSCKPLYYGKVQENTADAVEIAVAMPQRPQNSLYCGHILSCGPQFKTISSPSCSSNSLFINQQQKKQGNVYGNESTYFTNEQFIDFFDGPEEDCCTINSIEFSNNSSAQIDCITSSFESCLTEKDEFICKEKETTSSDERVEDIEENTGLSFNQDFQFLDNVDDAAMNYYSAFNIDHEDIEKHVELEINDDSDESSMLRNAMKRMKYERKFSASLYAFNGIPECLKLKLESDNKMGREFSNELTNLEMACSKKKRMLIRRMNDTYNL, encoded by the coding sequence AtgacaagaaagagaaagatttCTGAAACACTGGTTGAAGACATTAATCCTTATGAGACAATCAAGGAATGGAATGAGGTAATGAAGGAACCTAGTTCACTAGAAAAAAGAAGCAGAAAGAGATTTGTTGGTGTGAGACAAAGGCCATCAGGAAGATGGGTAGCTGAGATAAAAGATACCATTCAGAAGATAAGAGTTTGGTTAGGAACTTTTGATACAGCTGAAGAAGCTGCAAGAGCCTATGATGAAGCTGCATGTATACTTCGCGGTTCCAACACTAGAACAAATTTCTTACCTTGTTCTAAATCTTCCTCTAGAAATCATGTTCTTTCTTCAAAGATCACTAATCTCCTCTTTCAAAAACTTAAAGAAAGGAATTATCCTTGCGGTTGTGGTCGCAGTTGCGAACCTTTAAACTGCGGTAAAATACAGGAAAATGAGGCTGATGCGGACAAAATTGCCGTTGCGATGTCATTACCGAGACCTCAAAATCCATTATATTGCactaaaatgcaagaaaatgtGGCCGATACGGTCAAAACTGCGGTGGTGATGCTGCAGAGACCTCAAAATCCTTTATATTACGACTGGAGTTGCAAACCTTTATATTACGGTAAAGTGCAGGAAAATACGGCCGATGCGGTCGAAATTGCGGTTGCTATGCCACAGAGACCCCAAAATTCTTTATATTGCGGCCACATTCTCAGTTGCGGACCTCAATTTAAAACCATTTCTTCACCTTCTTGTTCTTCCAACTCTCTTTTTatcaaccaacaacaaaaaaaacaaggaaaTGTATATGGAAATGAATCAACATATTTCACAAATGAACAATTTATAGATTTCTTTGATGGTCCTGAAGAAGATTGTTGCACAATTAACAGCATTGAATTTAGTAACAACAGTAGTGCACAAATTGACTGCATTACAAGTAGTTTTGAATCATGTTTAACTGAAAAAGATGAATTCATTTGCAAGGAAAAGGAAACTACATCAAGTGATGAAAGAGTGGAAGACATTGAAGAAAACACTGGTTTGAGTTTCAACCAAGATTTTCAATTCCTTGACAATGTTGATGATGCTGCAATGAACTATTATTCTGCTTTTAATATTGATCATGAAGATATTGAGAAGCATGTGGAGTTAGAGATCAATGATGATAGTGATGAGTCTTCAATGCTAAGAAATGCTatgaagagaatgaaatatgagAGGAAATTCTCAGCTTCTCTTTATGCTTTCAATGGAATACCTGAGTGCTTGaagttgaaacttgaatcaGATAACAAAATGGGAAGAGAGTTTTCTAATGAACTAACCAACCTCGAAATGGCttgtagcaaaaaaaaaaggatgctTATAAGAAGGATGAATGATACATACAACCTGTAA